One genomic segment of Phyllopteryx taeniolatus isolate TA_2022b chromosome 12, UOR_Ptae_1.2, whole genome shotgun sequence includes these proteins:
- the zmp:0000001200 gene encoding dedicator of cytokinesis protein 9 isoform X6 has translation MSILAQPETRKFTRGLGKPGTAAELRQSVSEVVRTSVLVVKPKVIEPLDYENVLVQRKTQILSDVLRDMLQFPLEDFEILTLRRQGRSLYPTVPDNAEREAQSLFVQECIKTYKTDWHVVNYKYEAYSGDFRQLPNKVSRPDKLAVHVFEVDEDVDKDEDTASLGSQKDGITKHGWLYKGNMNSAISVTMRSFKRRYFHLTQLGDGSYNLNFYKDEKISKEPKGTIFLDSCMGVVQNNKVRRFAFELKMQDKSAYLLAADSEGEMEDWINTLNKILHSSFEIAMQDKRNGDSHDDDDLGKLDSSSGSMDSFQSTRDIESRMRNETRLKLFTLDPDTQKLDFSGIEPDVKQFEEKFGKRMLINCNDLSFNLQSCVAENEEGPTTNVEPFYVTLSLFDIQNGRKISSDFHVDLNHPSVRGMMPNFERQYINGGGEIIPEGPRLIHGVPDTVIRYPRQGVFSVTCPHPDIFLVARIEKVLQGGINHCAEPYMKNSDSTKVAQKVLKNAKLACNRLGQYRMPFAWSARPLFKDASGTLDKSARFSPLYRQDNNKLSNEDMLKLLADFRKPEKMAKLPVILGNLDINIDNVAPDLTNCVTSSYIPVKQFNVSEKSPIFFEVEEFVPYIAKCSQPFTIYNNHLYVYPKFLKYDGQKSFAKARNLAVCIEFMDSDNEDALPLKCIYGRPGGPLFSKNAFAAVLHHQQNPEFYDEFKIELPTQLHEKHHLLFTLYHVSCESNSKASTKKREQVETQVGYAWLPLLKDGRVIMNECHIPVAANLPAGYLSCQEGASKHSGPEVKWVDGGKPLFKVSTHLVSTIYTQDQHLHNFFHHCQSITSSPQAQGGELVKYLKSLHAMESHVMIKFLPTTLNQLFRVLTSASQEDVAVNVTRVMIHIVAQCHEEGLEHYLRSYVKFVFKTEPYTASTTQTVHEELAKAMTAILKPSTDFLTCNKLLKYSWYFFEALIKSMAQYLIESCKLKLSRNQRFSASFHHTVETVVNMMMPHITQKYKDNLDAARNANHSLAVFIKRCFNLMDRGFVFKQINNYINCFMPGDPKTLFEFKFEFLRVVCNHEHYVPLNLPMPFGKGRILRFQDLQLDYSLTDDFCKNHFLVGLLLREVNAALQEFREIRQIAIQVLKNLMIKHTFDDRYTSKSQQARLATLYLPLFGLLQENVNRLNVKEVTPFPINHCNNNGREDSLLTNALMTPPRSSTFLDTSLHKDVFGVISGTASPQTSSTPNINSVRHADSRGSLISTDSGNSLPERNVEKGNSLDKSQAASSLGSSLLRCDKLEQAEIKCFLMCFLHVLKSMSEDALFTYWNKATSAELMDFFTLVEVCLHQFRYMGKRYIARAGMMHARLQQLSSLDNSYTFNHTYSHMDADALNHSLLEANIATEVCLTVLDTLSIFIMGFKTQLCSDHGHSPLMKKVFEVHLCFLRINQSETALKQVFTSLRTFIYKFPSTFFEGRADMCAAFCYEILKCCNSKLSSIRSDAAHLLYFLMKSNFDYTGRKSFVRTHLQVVIAVSQLIADVIGIGSTRFQHSLSIINNCANSDRTIKNTAFPSDVKDLTKRIRTVLMATAQMKEHERDPEMLVDLQYSLAKSYTSTPELRKTWLDSMARIHVKNGDLSEAAMCYIHVAALVAEYLRRKGMFKQGCSAFQVVTPNVDEEAAMMEDVGMQDVHFNEDVLMELLEECADGLWKAERYELISDIYKLIIPIYEKRRDFEKLAHLYDTLHRAYSKVTEVMHTGKRLLGTYFRVAFFGQGFFEDEDGKEYIYKEPKFTPLSEISQRLLKLYSDKFGQENVKMIQDSGKINPKDLDSKYAYIQVTHVTPYLEDKELADRKTDFEKSHNIRRFVFEMPFTVSGKKQGGVEEQCKRRTILTTTHRFPYVKKRIAVMYQQHNDLSPIEVAIDEMSKKVAEINQLCSCSEVDMIRLQLKLQGSISVQVNAGPLAYARAFLDDASAKKYPDNKVKQLKEVFRHFVEACGHGLGINERLIKEDQQEYHDEMKANYRDLARELSIIMHEQISTVEDGIKSTLPDSLQIFNAISGTPTGATIQGIPSSSSVV, from the exons gTAAAACCTAAGGTGATCGAGCCGCTGGACTATGAAAATGTTCTGGTGCAGAGGAAGACTCAGATCCTCAGTGATGTCCTCAGAGACATGCTGCAGTTTCCCCTGGAGGACTTTGAG ATTTTGACTTTGAGGCGGCAAGGAAGGAGCCTCTACCCTACAGTGCCTGACAATGCAGAGAGAGAGGCTCAGAGTCTGTTTGTCCAAGAG TGCATTAAGACCTACAAGACAGACTGGCATGTTGTCAACTACAAGTATGAAGCTTATTCGGGAGACTTCCGCCAGCTTCCAAA CAAAGTTTCCAGGCCTGACAAACTGGCAGTCCATGTCTTTGAAGTGGATGAGGACGTTGACAAAGACGAA GATACAGCCTCACTTGGATCTCAAAAGGATGGGATCACCAAACATGGTTGGCTCTATAAAGGCAACATGAACAGTGCTATCAGTGTTACCATGAGG TCATTCAAGAGAAGATATTTCCATCTGACACAGTTGGGAGACGGCTCTTACAATTTAAACTTCTACAAGGACGAGAAGATCTCCAAAGAGCCCAAAGGAACCATTTTCTTGGACTCCTGTATGGGCGTTGTTCAG AATAACAAGGTTCGGAGGTTTGCTTTTGAGCTGAAGATGCAAGATAAGAGCGCCTACCTGCTGGCTGCAGACAGTGAAGGGGAGATGGAAGATTGGATCAACACGCTCAACAAGATCTTACACAGCAGCTTTGAGATCGCGATGCAGGACAAGAGGAATGGAGACAGCCATGATG ATGATGATCTTGGAAAATTGGACAGTTCTTCTGGCAGTATGGACAGTTTTCAG agcACAAGAGATATAGAGTCAAGGATGAGGAACGAAACAAGATTGAAGCTTTTCACCCTTGACCCTGATACACAG AAACTGGATTTCTCAGGAATAGAACCAGATGTCAAGCAGTTTGAAGAGAAGTTTGGCAAGCGCATGCTCATTAACTGCAATGACCTCTCTTTTAATCTGCAAAGCTGTGTGGCTGAGAATGAGGAGGGACCAACAACAAAC GTGGAGCCATTCTACGTGACCCTTTCACTGTTCGACATCCAAAATGGAAGGAAGATCTCGTCTGACTTCCACGTGGACCTCAACCACCCATCTGTCaggggcatgatgcccaattttGAGAGACAGTATATAAATGGAGGAGGAGAAATTATCCCTGAAGGTCCACGATTGATCCACGGAGTGCCAGACACAGTCATCCGCTATCCtcgacag GGAGTGTTCTCTGTAACATGTCCCCACCCGGATATCTTCCTGGTGGCTCGCATTGAGAAGGTGCTGCAGGGAGGAATCAATCACTGTGCCGAGCCTTACATGAAGAATTCTGACTCCACCAAG GTGGCTCAGAAAGTCCTGAAAAATGCCAAGCTGGCATGTAACCGCTTGGGCCAGTACAGGATGCCTTTTGCTTGGTCAGCAAG GCCGTTGTTCAAAGATGCTTCTGGGACTCTTGACAAAAGTGCTCGCTTCTCACCTTTGTACAGACAGGACAACAACAAGCTGTCCAATGAGGACATGCTCAAACTGCTGGCTGACTTCCGAAA GCCAGAGAAGATGGCCAAGCTTCCTGTAATCCTCGGAAACCTTGACATTAACATCGACAATGTTGCCCCCGACTTGACCA ATTGTGTTACCTCATCCTACATTCCTGTGAAGCAGTTTAATGTGAGCGAGAAGAGCCCCATCTTCTTTGAGGTGGAGGAGTTTGTGCCATACATAGCCAAATGTTCCCAACCTTTCACCATCTACAATAATCACCTCTACGTCTACCCCAAATTCTTGAAGTACGACGGCCAGAAGTCTTTTGCGAAG GCTAGAAACCTGGCTGTCTGCATTGAGTTCATGGACTCAGATAATGAAGATGCTTTACCACTTAAG TGCATCTATGGGCGGCCTGGAGGACCTCTGTTTAGTAAAAATGCCTTTGCTGCAGTATTACATCATCAGCAGAACCCCGAGTTCTACGATGAG TTTAAGATTGAGCTTCCAACCCAACTCCATGAGAAACATCATCTGCTCTTCACTCTCTACCATGTCAGCTGTGAGAGCAACAGCAAAGCCAGCACTAAAAAGAGAGAGCAGGTTGAGACGCAAG TGGGTTACGCCTGGCTTCCGCTACTGAAAGACGGCCGTGTGATCATGAACGAGTGTCACATCCCTGTGGCGGCCAATCTGCCCGCTGGATATCTCAGCTGCCAGGAAGGTGCAAGTAAG CATTCGGGTCCAGAAGtgaaatgggtggatggaggcAAACCTTTATTTAAAGTGTCGACTCACCTCGTGTCCACCATTTACACTCAG gatcaacatttgcacaatttctTTCATCACTGTCAGAGCATAACATCGTCACCTCAGGCACAAGGAGGTGAACTAGTCAAATACCTGAAG AGTCTGCACGCCATGGAGAGTCACGTGATGATCAAGTTCTTGCCCACTACACTGAATCAGCTGTTTAGAGTGCTGACCAGTGCCAGCCAAGAAGACGTGGCGGTCAACGTCACAAG AGTCATGATCCACATTGTAGCCCAGTGTCATGAGGAGGGATTGGAGCACTACCTGAGATCATATGTGaag tttgttttcaagACTGAGCCATACACAGCGTCCACCACCCAAACCGTGCACGAAGAGCTGGCTAAAGCCATGACCGCCATCCTGAAGCCTTCCACTGACTTCCTCACTTGTAACAAGCTCCTCAAG TACTCCTGGTATTTCTTTGAAGCCTTAATCAAGTCCATGGCTCAGTATTTGATTGAGAGTTGTAAATTGAAG CTGTCCCGGAATCAGAGATTCTCAGCATCCTTCCATCACACTGTTGAGACTGTGGTCAACATGATGATGCCTCACATAACCCAGAAATACAAAGACAATCTAGATGCAGCCAGGAACGCCAACCACAGCCTGGCTGTCTTCATCAAG CGCTGTTTCAACCTGATGGACAggggttttgtatttaaacaaaTCAACAACTACATCAACTGCTTTATGCCTGGAGATCCAAAG ACGCTGTTTGAGTTCAAGTTTGAGTTCCTGCGTGTTGTGTGCAACCACGAGCACTATGTTCCCTTAAACCTCCCCATGCCTTTTGGAAAGGGGAGAATACTGAGATTTCAAG ACCTCCAACTGGATTACTCGCTGACAGATGACTTTTGTAAGAACCACTTCCTGGTTGGGTTGCTTCTCCGGGAGGTCAACGCAGCCCTGCAGGAGTTTAGGGAGATTCGACAGATAGCAATCCAGGTGCTGAAGAACCTGATGATAAAGCACACGTTCGACGACCGCTACACCTCAAAA AGTCAGCAGGCGAGGTTGGCGACCCTCTACTTGCCTCTGTTTGGTTTGCTGCAAGAGAATGTCAACAGGCTGAATGTGAAGGAAGTTACCCCCTTCCCCATCAACCACTGTAACAAT AATGGAAGAGAAGATTCCCTCCTCACTAACGCTTTGATGACACCACCCAGATCAAGCACTTTTTTGGACACGAGCTTGCACAAAGATGTTTTTGGAGTAATTTCTGGAACTG CCTCTCCGCAAACATCCTCTACACCCAACATTAACTCTGTGCGCCACGCAGACTCGAGAGGGTCCCTCATCAGCACCGACTCTGGCAACAGTCTGCCCGAAAGGAACGTGGAAAAGGGCAACTCTTTAGACAAG AGCCAGGCTGCCTCGTCATTGGGCAGCTCCCTTCTCCGATGCGATAAATTAGAGCAGGCGGAgatcaagtgcttcctcatgtGCTTCCTACATGTGCTCAAAAGCATGTCTGAGG ATGCTTTGTTCACATACTGGAACAAAGCTACATCTGCTGAGCTGATGGACTTCTTCACACTTGTCGA gGTGTGTCTCCATCAATTCAGATACATGGGAAAGCGATACATCGCAAG GGCGGGAATGATGCATGCCCGCTTACAGCAGCTCAGCAGCCTGGATAACTCATACACTTTTAACCACA CTTACAGTCACATGGACGCAGACGCATTAAATCACTCTCTGCTGGAGGCCAACATTGCCACTGAAGTGTGCCTCACCGTCCTGGACACCCTCAGTATCTTTATCATGGGTTTCAAG ACCCAGCTATGCTCTGACCACGGCCACAGTCCACTGATGAAGAAAGTTTTTGAAGTCCACCTCTGTTTTCTACGGATCAATCAGTCGGAAACTGCCCTCAAACAAGTCTTCACTTCACTGCGGACGTTCATCTACAAG TTTCCCAGCACGTTTTTTGAAGGCCGTGCTGACATGTGCGCAGCATTCTGCTACGAGATCTTAAAGTGTTGTAACTCCAAACTGAGCTCCATTCGCAGTGATGCCGCCCATCTGCTCTACTTTCTCATGAAGAGCAACTTTGACTACACAGGACGCAAGTCTTTTGTCAGGACACACTTGCAG gtGGTGATTGCTGTAAGTCAGTTGATAGCAGATGTCATCGGTATTGGAAGTACTCgcttccagcattccttgtccATAATCAACAACTGTGCCAACAGTGACAGAACTATCAAG AACACAGCTTTCCCGTCTGATGTGAAGGACCTGACCAAGCGTATCCGAACAGTGTTGATGGCGACTGCTCAGATGAAGGAGCACGAGAGAGACCCTGAGATGCTGGTGGACCTTCAGTACAGCCTGGCTAAGTCTTACACCAGCACACCGGAGCTCAGAAAAACCTGGCTGGACAGCATGGCTCGGATCCACGTGAAGAACGGAGATTTGTCAGAg GCAGCCATGTGCTACATTCACGTGGCAGCGCTGGTGGCAGAATACCTACGGAGAAAAG GAATGTTCAAACAAGGATGCTCTGCATTCCAAGTTGTGACGCCAAATGTTGACGAAGAGGCCGCCATGATGGAGGATGTTGGCATGCAGGACGTCCACTTCAATGAA GACGTCCTCATGGAGCTTTTGGAGGAGTGTGCCGACGGCCTGTGGAAAGCCGAGCGCTACGAGCTCATCTCGGACATTTACAAGTTAATCATCCCTATTTATGAGAAGCGGAGGGACTTTGAG AAACTGGCCCACCTATACGACACGTTGCATCGAGCATACAGTAAAGTGACAGAGGTGATGCACACAGGCAAAAGGCTACTGGGCACCTACTTCAGAGTAGCTTTCTTTGGTCAG GGCTTCTTTGAGGATGAAGACGGGAAGGAATATATCTACAAAGAACCCAAATTCACGCCGTTGTCCGAGATATCTCAGAGGCTCCTGAAGTTGTACTCGGACAAGTTTGGccaagagaatgtaaagatgATTCAGGACTCTGGAAAG ATCAACCCTAAAGACCTGGACTCTAAGTATGCATATATACAAGTGACACACGTGACGCCTTACTTGGAGGACAAGGAACTGGCGGACAGGAAGACTGATTTTGAAAAAAGCCACAACATCCGCCGCTTTGTGTTCGAGATGCCTTTCACCGTGTCGGGCAAAAAGCAAGGCGGGGTGGAGGAGCAGTGCAAACGCAGGACTATTCTAACTA CCACACACCGTTTCCCTTATGTGAAGAAACGTATCGCTGTGATGTACCAGCAACACAACGATCTCAGCCCCATCGAGGTGGCCATCGATGAGATGAGCAAGAAGGTGGCTGAGATAAATCAGCTGTGCTCCTGCAGCGAGGTGGACATGATTCGGCTGCAGCTCAAACTGCAGGGAAGCATCAGCGTCCAG GTGAATGCCGGACCGCTCGCGTATGCCCGTGCTTTTCTAGATGACGCGAGTGCCAAGAAGTATCCTGATAACAAGGTCAAACAGCTGAAAGAGGTCTTTAG ACATTTCGTTGAGGCGTGCGGACACGGCTTGGGCATCAACGAGCGTCTCATTAAAGAAGACCAGCAGGAGTATCATGACGAGATGAAGGCCAACTATAGAGACCTGGCCAGAGAGCTGTCGATCATCATGCACGAGCAA ATCAGTACTGTGGAAGACGGCATCAAAAGCACTCTTCCTGACTCGCTTCAAATCTTCAACGCCATCAGTGGCACGCCAACGGGGGCCACCATCCAGGGCATCCCCAGCTCTTCTTCTGTGGTATGA